From Oncorhynchus tshawytscha isolate Ot180627B linkage group LG11, Otsh_v2.0, whole genome shotgun sequence, the proteins below share one genomic window:
- the rlf gene encoding zinc finger protein Rlf isoform X2 yields the protein MADSDVEPEPDWSNRPSNTAEDTLVAMECLLTTLRALEATLRQQDISEISSTEYCDNFCQALMDYAGSRNSVEHGLPLLEVYCLAINCFAAARPHLTADSDTVALVLKRLALSCFELLLSVPENEIPYEAWVQFHRSVQVAHDALLEYGSIDLQALLQITGEGGAWSNPVLSALLTGHPTTAEEVDAYISLEGEGFMEMRVKHLEKVGEVAKAVVLAKACAECHLVSNQTTFRQTYVSLLCQLLPGEEAIMEISRLDCKDVLDITCNLETEGEDNTAFILCTTFLTQQLQQQSLYCSWELTLLWSKLQRRIDPSLESLLERCLQLGAIAKTVYHLLFLVRVIRTEAEELGLASSVELCVKALQLPKQEDTETRISVCKTVSCLLPDDLEVLRACQLTEFLLGLSHVAFSTLQELYLRPDQKYDQENAIIPNSLRCELLLALKAHWPFDPEFWDWKTLKHQCIMLLGLEPEPEEEEEKGRGQEEVSLEQDVKEEVERGFVDMPKEYVNGTSGSIDGHEKDEENDRDSKPPSKPDAEGTSEQGSLQKKYKFFCKICKKSVTETRILLHSKRHEENGVSTCPVCLKKFKSRKDFIPHTKLHLQMPSRSTRQKKKDKKRVDLDKEMEEDDLDDLEPGEIALDPSLMLYYQSTHDPDVLEHILEQASSAPRKPGHEDNITIEYINVHFELQNRDIYTCPATHCTKTFKHSKYLGVHLKSEDHVSDENVKHYCEMRDRREKCTYCRRHFMSAYHHRRHRRVHYGDLPYMCMVTDCGARFSTSNELVTHKQSHGFQLSYQCELKGCSLSFCDLGQVYHHEAQHFRDAAYSCTSLDCKKFYFSKKEFARHLATHGITFSEEDFEAQRKAKRKHLDSITEEIASPKKSCDIKTVLEEVVNGENNVTFSTCSASSSQSCKEPKGTMASVAVCFDGKKFTCGFERCGLTFSKARDVHQHLRCVHPEHFKSENKERKNLVKEKGLKSKGLKIKTEKNNNDKNKHELATCLLMKGSSQENACPIKNIATSPSSLDNDPLREILIGLSQLSLTLSSSTNGFCEPFHPISGSTSKISCHQGLGTRSPVVFLQKRAQPAVGKRVKLTSNTEPSVAHSLPTEQHLDADQVSPFVLQASTKPYFCELNDCNFRSVTSTTLMRHYMNKHNFSEKKAKGMKILKSLTFKPFKCHLCFKCHREKTDLRVHYLQTHRLSEAVVEQMSCWSKKRVEGKPPEPTKPTVSITQPPEPTKPTVSIKQPPEPTKPTVSFTQPPDDTEQTSSFTQKSQTPTWQHPSWQQKYQKKKIMRQNIVQFAKSGDKRKKCSHAPSVQDHFEEEESEDRGMRRGKGGIYMCKHKDCGIIFSHASSLYRHQKKLHSQVMGHPSVLSEDPALQKFRCSYANCNASYLLNSSLVRHTESEHPNQATSSLKRHRKSDHPYQATLCCKYDGCTKEFTQSSSLKKHVLSSHLNYYDSLVLRLQNTHKDTSATGCQKKLIITSTPQKDETKLPLRQSLRHCPKSPEDVKAEETSEEQDEDDVENVSTEKKSRRFEDMVFRSHEEALQMCQDRCQREAFPCMVQGCDSVVKFIRSMRRHYLNCHKLTNHAFELNEDKLVFSAEKLDELIQRNTVLSACPDMTRAPNGVLKMEYQAEPDNPGGPSVPMSLHSIEADTLDEHDPLGFKEEPPAERNVLVGADDLLYGEPSGHTEELVTQNSQEERPRRKSSNPPALDLSPPSSLRFSVDEGFMDSSSKDGGKPTISVPLPSPQARQPLKRKNELSELLPIPKDSQPHSPPLRSFDLAAYKPMGFESSFLKFIQESTKDDVRPRASHCNSHRPEPPVVSARRRDSYRRNCSVKENSQMGLSTTRSRRARSSPLQPLPRTGEYTSVQNLRLILDKALTGCGDLAIKQLQYLRPVVVLERPRFSTSLLDLFPTKTNDKLLLDSS from the exons GTGGCACATGATGCCTTGTTGGAATATGGGAGCATAGATCTACAAGCCCTCCTCCAAATCACAGGGGAGGGTGGAGCGTGGAGTAACCCTGTCCTAAGCGCCCTTCTCACCGGTCATCCCACAACCGCAGAGGAAG TTGACGCGTACATCTCCTTGGAGGGGGAGGGCTTCATGGAGATGCGGGTTAAACACCTGGAGAAAGTGGGGGAGGTGGCGAAGGCTGTGGTACTGGCTAAGGCCTGTGCTGAATGCCATCTTGTCTCCAACCAAACCACCTTCCGCCAGAcctatgtctctctcctctgccaacTGCTGCCGGGCGAGGAGGCCATCATGGAg ATATCCAGACTGGACTGTAAGGATGTGCTGGATATTACATGCAATTTGGAGACTGAGGGGGAGGATAACACAGCCTTCATCCTGTGTACTACCTTCCTAACTCAACAGCTGCAGCAGCAGAGCCTGTACTGTTCCTG GGAGCTCACACTGTTGTGGAGTAAGCTGCAGAGAAGGATTGACCCATCTTTGGAGTCACTGCTGGAGCGTTGCCTGCAGCTAGGTGCCATTGCTAAGACTGTCTACCATCTGCTCTTCCTTGTGCGTGTCATCCGGACGGAG GCAGAGGAGCTGGGTCTGGCTTCATCTGTGGAGTTATGTGTTAAAGCACTACAGCTCCCAAAGCAAGAAGACACAGAAACAAGGATATCTGTGTGCAAAACTGTATCCTGCCTCCTACCAGACGATCTTGAGGTGTTGCGGGCCTGCCAGCTGACAGAGTTTCTCTTAGGCCTCTCTCATGTGGCCTTCAGCACCCTTCAAGAGCTCTATCTGCGGCCCGATCAGAAGTATGACCAGGAAAATGCCATTATCCCCAACTCGCTGCGGTGTGAACTGCTCCTGGCACTTAAAGCCCACTGGCCTTTTGACCCTGAATTCTGGGACTGGAAGACACTCAAGCATCAGTGCATCATGCTGCTGGGGCTTGAACCTGAGccggaggaggaagaagagaaagggagggggcaGGAGGAGGTTAGTCTTGAGCAGGATGtaaaggaggaggtggagaggggattTGTTGATATGCCAAAAGAATACGTAAATGGGACAAGTGGAAGCATTGATGGTCATGAGAAAGATGAAGAAAATGACCGGGACAGTAAACCACCCTCAAAGCCAGATGCTGAGGGTACCTCAGAGCAGGGTTCACTGCAGAAGAAATACAAGTTCTTCTGCAAGATTTGTAAGAAATCTGTTACTGAGACTCGAATCCTTCTTCACTCTAAGAGGCATGAAGAAAACGGTGTTTCCACCTGCCCTGTCTGCCTGAAGAAGTTTAAGAGCAGAAAGGATTTTATCCCACACACCAAACTACACCTTCAGATGCCATCCAGAAGCACTCGACAGAAGAAAAAGGACAAAAAGAGGGTTGATTTGGATAAGGAAATGGAGGAGGATGACTTGGATGACTTGGAGCCTGGTGAGATTGCCCTTGACCCATCCTTAATGCTGTACTACCAGTCCACACATGATCCTGATGTTCTGGAGCACATTCTAGAACAAGCTTCATCTGCACCCAGGAAGCCTGGTCATGAGGATAACATCACAATTGAATACATTAACGTTCATTTTGAATTGCAGAATCGTGACATATACACATGCCCTGCTACTCACTGTACAAAGACTTTTAAGCATTCCAAGTACCTGGGTGTGCACCTTAAATCAGAAGACCATGTTAGCGACGAGAACGTGAAACATTATTGTGAAATGAGAGACCGTAGGGAAAAGTGCACTTACTGTCGGCGCCACTTCATGTCTGCCTATCACCACCGCAGGCATCGGCGTGTGCACTACGGTGACCTGCCTTACATGTGTATGGTCACAGATTGTGGTGCTCGTTTCAGCACCTCCAATGAGCTTGTCACACATAAGCAGAGCCATGGCTTTCAACTTAGCTACCAGTGTGAGCTCAAAGGTTGTAGTCTTTCTTTCTGTGACTTGGGGCAGGTATACCACCATGAAGCACAGCACTTTCGTGATGCAGCATATAGCTGCACTAGCCTTGATTGCAAGAAGTTCTACTTTTCTAAAAAAGAATTTGCCCGGCATTTAGCCACACACGGCATTACCTTCTCTGAGGAAGACTTTGAGGCACAGAGGAAGGCCAAAAGAAAACATCTTGACTCCATAACAGAGGAGATAGCCAGCCCCAAAAAGTCGTGTGACATAAAGACTGTACTGGAGGAGGTAGTCAACGGGGAAAACAATGTTACTTTCTCTACATGCAGTGCCTCCTCCTCACAGAGTTGCAAGGagcccaagggcacaatggcaTCTGTTGCTGTGTGCTTTGATGGAAAAAAGTTCACTTGTGGTTTCGAAAGGTGTGGATTGACCTTCTCCAAAGCTAGAGATGTCCACCAACACCTAAGGTGTGTtcatccagaacatttcaagtcTGAGAATAAGGAACGCAAAAATCTTGTCAAAGAGAAGGGCTTGAAATCAAAAGGTCTAAAGATAAAAACAGAGAagaacaacaatgacaagaacAAACATGAACTTGCAACTTGTCTGCTAATGAAGGGGTCAAGCCAGGAAAATGCTTGTCCTATTAAGAACATAGCAACATCTCCCTCAAGCCTGGACAATGACCCTTTGAGAGAGATTTTGATTGGGCTTAGCCAGCTTAGTCTGACTCTCTCCAGCTCTACAAATGGATTTTGTGAGCCCTTCCATCCAATCTCAGGATCCACATCAAAGATATCCTGCCATCAGGGTCTTGGTACCAGGTCCCCAGTTGTGTTTTTGCAAAAGAGAGCGCAACCCGCTGTTGGCAAGAGGGTGAAACTGACATCAAACACTGAACCATCAGTAGCCCACAGTCTACCCACAGAGCAACACTTAGATGCAGACCAGGTCAGCCCCTTTGTTTTGCAAGCCTCTACTAAACCATACTTCTGTGAGCTTAATGATTGCAACTTTAGAAGTGTGACCAGCACAACCCTAATGCGCCACTACATGAACAAGCATAATTTCTCAGAAAAGAAGGCGAAAGGAATGAAGATCCTCAAATCACTGACATTTAAGCCATTTAAGTGTCACCTCTGCTTCAAATGCCATAGAGAGAAGACGGACTTGAGGGTTCATTATCTTCAGACGCATAGACTTAGCGAGGCAGTTGTGGAGCAAATGAGCTGTTGGTCTAAAAAGCGGGTTGAGGGTAAACCCCCAGAACCCACCAAGCCAACAGTCTCCATAACACAACCCCCAGAACCCACCAAGCCAACCGTCTCCATAAAACAACCCCCAGAACCCACCAAGCCAACAGTCTCCTTTACACAGCCCCCAGATGACACCGAGCAAACATCCTCCTTTACACAAAAATCTCAGACCCCTACCTGGCAACACCCCTCCTGGCAGCAGAAGTACCAAAAAAAGAAAATAATGCGAcaaaatattgtacaatttgcTAAATCTGGAGACAAGCGTAAGAAATGCAGTCATGCTCCATCTGTGCAGGATCACTTCGAAGAGGAGGAAAGTGAAGACAGAGGTATGCGAAGAGGCAAAGGCGGCATTTATATGTGCAAGCACAAGGACTGTGGGATTATTTTCTCCCACGCCTCCAGTCTTTATCGCCACCAGAAGAAGTTACATTCGCAGGTGATGGGACATCCTTCCGTGCTTTCAGAAGACCCAGCTTTACAGAAGTTTAGGTGCAGCTACGCCAACTGTAATGCTTCTTACCTCCTGAACAGTAGCTTGGTgcgacacacagagagtgagCATCCTAACCAGGCGACCAGTAGCTTGAAGCGTCACAGAAAAA GTGATCATCCTTACCAGGCGACCTTGTGCTGCAAGTATGACGGCTGTACAAAAGAGTTCACCCAAAGCAGTAGTCTGAAAAAACATGTACTCTCTAGCCACCTCAATTATTATGATTCACTCGTATTACGTCTCCAGAATACTCACAAGGACACGTCAGCCACTGGATGCCAAAAGAAGCTGATCATCACATCTACGCCACAGAAAGATGAAACCAAGCTACCCCTCAGGCAATCTCTAAGACACTGCCCAAAGTCTCCTGAAGATGTTAAGGCTGAAGAAACTAGTGAAGAGCAAGATGAAGATGACGTTGAAAATGTGTCAACTGAAAAGAAATCCAGAAGGTTTGAAGATATGGTATTCCGTTCCCATGAGGAGGCCTTGCAGATGTGCCAAGATCGTTGTCAACGTGAAGCCTTCCCGTGCATGGTGCAAGGTTGTGATTCTGTAGTCAAATTTATACGTAGTATGCGCCGTCACTATTTGAATTGCCACAAATTAACCAATCATGCTTTTGAATTGAATGAGGATAAGCTTGTGTTTAGTGCAGAGAAACTGGACGAGCTGATTCAGAGGAATACTGTATTATCTGCTTGCCCTGATATGACGAGGGCACCTAACGGAGTTCTGAAGATGGAGTATCAAGCAGAACCAGATAACCCTGGTGGTCCATCTGTCCCTATGAGTCTGCACTCCATCGAAGCAGACACACTTGATGAGCATGACCCACTGGGGTTCAAAGAGGAGCCACCTGCTGAGAGGAATGTTTTGGTGGGTGCCGATGACTTGCTTTATGGAGAACCTAGTGGGCACACTGAAGAGCTTGTTACTCAAAACAGCCAAGAGGAGAGACCAAGGCGAAAATCCTCAAACCCGCCCGCTCTTGATCTCTCTCCACCATCCTCCCTCCGATTCAGTGTTGATGAGGGCTTCATGGACAGTTCAAGCAAAGATGGTGGCAAACCAACAATTTCTGTGCCATTGCCCTCCCCTCAAGCCCGCCAGCCACTTAAACGTAAGAACGAACTCTCTGAGCTCCTTCCCATCCCAAAGGactcacagcctcacagccctCCCCTTCGCTCATTTGACCTGGCTGCTTATAAACCTATGGGATTCGAGTCATCTTTCCTGAAGTTCATACAGGAGAGCACTAAGGATGATGTGAGGCCCCGGGCTTCTCACTGCAACAGCCACAGGCCTGAACCACCTGTGGTGTCTGCTCGGCGGCGGGATTCCTACAGACGTAACTGTTCTGTAAAGGAGAACAGCCAGATGGGCCTCTCTACTACCCGTAGCAGGCGGGCTCGATCTTCCCCACTTCAACCTCTTCCCAGGACAGGGGAATACACATCAGTCCAGAACTTGCGCCTCATCTTGGACAAGGCTCTGACGGGTTGTGGTGACCTAGCCATTAAGCAGCTGCAGTACCTCAGGCCCGTGGTAGTTCTTGAGAGGCCAAGGTTTTCCACCTCCTTGCTTGACCTCTTCCCCACAAAAACTAATGATAAGCTACTTCTCGACAGTTCGTAG
- the rlf gene encoding zinc finger protein Rlf isoform X1, with translation MADSDVEPEPDWSNRPSNTAEDTLVAMECLLTTLRALEATLRQQDISEISSTEYCDNFCQALMDYAGSRNSVEHGLPLLEVYCLAINCFAAARPHLTADSDTVALVLKRLALSCFELLLSVPENEIPYEAWVQFHRSVQVAHDALLEYGSIDLQALLQITGEGGAWSNPVLSALLTGHPTTAEEVDAYISLEGEGFMEMRVKHLEKVGEVAKAVVLAKACAECHLVSNQTTFRQTYVSLLCQLLPGEEAIMEISRLDCKDVLDITCNLETEGEDNTAFILCTTFLTQQLQQQSLYCSWELTLLWSKLQRRIDPSLESLLERCLQLGAIAKTVYHLLFLVRVIRTEAEELGLASSVELCVKALQLPKQEDTETRISVCKTVSCLLPDDLEVLRACQLTEFLLGLSHVAFSTLQELYLRPDQKYDQENAIIPNSLRCELLLALKAHWPFDPEFWDWKTLKHQCIMLLGLEPEPEEEEEKGRGQEEVSLEQDVKEEVERGFVDMPKEYVNGTSGSIDGHEKDEENDRDSKPPSKPDAEGTSEQGSLQKKYKFFCKICKKSVTETRILLHSKRHEENGVSTCPVCLKKFKSRKDFIPHTKLHLQMPSRSTRQKKKDKKRVDLDKEMEEDDLDDLEPGEIALDPSLMLYYQSTHDPDVLEHILEQASSAPRKPGHEDNITIEYINVHFELQNRDIYTCPATHCTKTFKHSKYLGVHLKSEDHVSDENVKHYCEMRDRREKCTYCRRHFMSAYHHRRHRRVHYGDLPYMCMVTDCGARFSTSNELVTHKQSHGFQLSYQCELKGCSLSFCDLGQVYHHEAQHFRDAAYSCTSLDCKKFYFSKKEFARHLATHGITFSEEDFEAQRKAKRKHLDSITEEIASPKKSCDIKTVLEEVVNGENNVTFSTCSASSSQSCKEPKGTMASVAVCFDGKKFTCGFERCGLTFSKARDVHQHLRCVHPEHFKSENKERKNLVKEKGLKSKGLKIKTEKNNNDKNKHELATCLLMKGSSQENACPIKNIATSPSSLDNDPLREILIGLSQLSLTLSSSTNGFCEPFHPISGSTSKISCHQGLGTRSPVVFLQKRAQPAVGKRVKLTSNTEPSVAHSLPTEQHLDADQVSPFVLQASTKPYFCELNDCNFRSVTSTTLMRHYMNKHNFSEKKAKGMKILKSLTFKPFKCHLCFKCHREKTDLRVHYLQTHRLSEAVVEQMSCWSKKRVEGKPPEPTKPTVSITQPPEPTKPTVSIKQPPEPTKPTVSFTQPPDDTEQTSSFTQKSQTPTWQHPSWQQKYQKKKIMRQNIVQFAKSGDKRKKCSHAPSVQDHFEEEESEDRGMRRGKGGIYMCKHKDCGIIFSHASSLYRHQKKLHSQVMGHPSVLSEDPALQKFRCSYANCNASYLLNSSLVRHTESEHPNQATSSLKRHRKSEHPNQATSSLKRHRKSDHPYQATLCCKYDGCTKEFTQSSSLKKHVLSSHLNYYDSLVLRLQNTHKDTSATGCQKKLIITSTPQKDETKLPLRQSLRHCPKSPEDVKAEETSEEQDEDDVENVSTEKKSRRFEDMVFRSHEEALQMCQDRCQREAFPCMVQGCDSVVKFIRSMRRHYLNCHKLTNHAFELNEDKLVFSAEKLDELIQRNTVLSACPDMTRAPNGVLKMEYQAEPDNPGGPSVPMSLHSIEADTLDEHDPLGFKEEPPAERNVLVGADDLLYGEPSGHTEELVTQNSQEERPRRKSSNPPALDLSPPSSLRFSVDEGFMDSSSKDGGKPTISVPLPSPQARQPLKRKNELSELLPIPKDSQPHSPPLRSFDLAAYKPMGFESSFLKFIQESTKDDVRPRASHCNSHRPEPPVVSARRRDSYRRNCSVKENSQMGLSTTRSRRARSSPLQPLPRTGEYTSVQNLRLILDKALTGCGDLAIKQLQYLRPVVVLERPRFSTSLLDLFPTKTNDKLLLDSS, from the exons GTGGCACATGATGCCTTGTTGGAATATGGGAGCATAGATCTACAAGCCCTCCTCCAAATCACAGGGGAGGGTGGAGCGTGGAGTAACCCTGTCCTAAGCGCCCTTCTCACCGGTCATCCCACAACCGCAGAGGAAG TTGACGCGTACATCTCCTTGGAGGGGGAGGGCTTCATGGAGATGCGGGTTAAACACCTGGAGAAAGTGGGGGAGGTGGCGAAGGCTGTGGTACTGGCTAAGGCCTGTGCTGAATGCCATCTTGTCTCCAACCAAACCACCTTCCGCCAGAcctatgtctctctcctctgccaacTGCTGCCGGGCGAGGAGGCCATCATGGAg ATATCCAGACTGGACTGTAAGGATGTGCTGGATATTACATGCAATTTGGAGACTGAGGGGGAGGATAACACAGCCTTCATCCTGTGTACTACCTTCCTAACTCAACAGCTGCAGCAGCAGAGCCTGTACTGTTCCTG GGAGCTCACACTGTTGTGGAGTAAGCTGCAGAGAAGGATTGACCCATCTTTGGAGTCACTGCTGGAGCGTTGCCTGCAGCTAGGTGCCATTGCTAAGACTGTCTACCATCTGCTCTTCCTTGTGCGTGTCATCCGGACGGAG GCAGAGGAGCTGGGTCTGGCTTCATCTGTGGAGTTATGTGTTAAAGCACTACAGCTCCCAAAGCAAGAAGACACAGAAACAAGGATATCTGTGTGCAAAACTGTATCCTGCCTCCTACCAGACGATCTTGAGGTGTTGCGGGCCTGCCAGCTGACAGAGTTTCTCTTAGGCCTCTCTCATGTGGCCTTCAGCACCCTTCAAGAGCTCTATCTGCGGCCCGATCAGAAGTATGACCAGGAAAATGCCATTATCCCCAACTCGCTGCGGTGTGAACTGCTCCTGGCACTTAAAGCCCACTGGCCTTTTGACCCTGAATTCTGGGACTGGAAGACACTCAAGCATCAGTGCATCATGCTGCTGGGGCTTGAACCTGAGccggaggaggaagaagagaaagggagggggcaGGAGGAGGTTAGTCTTGAGCAGGATGtaaaggaggaggtggagaggggattTGTTGATATGCCAAAAGAATACGTAAATGGGACAAGTGGAAGCATTGATGGTCATGAGAAAGATGAAGAAAATGACCGGGACAGTAAACCACCCTCAAAGCCAGATGCTGAGGGTACCTCAGAGCAGGGTTCACTGCAGAAGAAATACAAGTTCTTCTGCAAGATTTGTAAGAAATCTGTTACTGAGACTCGAATCCTTCTTCACTCTAAGAGGCATGAAGAAAACGGTGTTTCCACCTGCCCTGTCTGCCTGAAGAAGTTTAAGAGCAGAAAGGATTTTATCCCACACACCAAACTACACCTTCAGATGCCATCCAGAAGCACTCGACAGAAGAAAAAGGACAAAAAGAGGGTTGATTTGGATAAGGAAATGGAGGAGGATGACTTGGATGACTTGGAGCCTGGTGAGATTGCCCTTGACCCATCCTTAATGCTGTACTACCAGTCCACACATGATCCTGATGTTCTGGAGCACATTCTAGAACAAGCTTCATCTGCACCCAGGAAGCCTGGTCATGAGGATAACATCACAATTGAATACATTAACGTTCATTTTGAATTGCAGAATCGTGACATATACACATGCCCTGCTACTCACTGTACAAAGACTTTTAAGCATTCCAAGTACCTGGGTGTGCACCTTAAATCAGAAGACCATGTTAGCGACGAGAACGTGAAACATTATTGTGAAATGAGAGACCGTAGGGAAAAGTGCACTTACTGTCGGCGCCACTTCATGTCTGCCTATCACCACCGCAGGCATCGGCGTGTGCACTACGGTGACCTGCCTTACATGTGTATGGTCACAGATTGTGGTGCTCGTTTCAGCACCTCCAATGAGCTTGTCACACATAAGCAGAGCCATGGCTTTCAACTTAGCTACCAGTGTGAGCTCAAAGGTTGTAGTCTTTCTTTCTGTGACTTGGGGCAGGTATACCACCATGAAGCACAGCACTTTCGTGATGCAGCATATAGCTGCACTAGCCTTGATTGCAAGAAGTTCTACTTTTCTAAAAAAGAATTTGCCCGGCATTTAGCCACACACGGCATTACCTTCTCTGAGGAAGACTTTGAGGCACAGAGGAAGGCCAAAAGAAAACATCTTGACTCCATAACAGAGGAGATAGCCAGCCCCAAAAAGTCGTGTGACATAAAGACTGTACTGGAGGAGGTAGTCAACGGGGAAAACAATGTTACTTTCTCTACATGCAGTGCCTCCTCCTCACAGAGTTGCAAGGagcccaagggcacaatggcaTCTGTTGCTGTGTGCTTTGATGGAAAAAAGTTCACTTGTGGTTTCGAAAGGTGTGGATTGACCTTCTCCAAAGCTAGAGATGTCCACCAACACCTAAGGTGTGTtcatccagaacatttcaagtcTGAGAATAAGGAACGCAAAAATCTTGTCAAAGAGAAGGGCTTGAAATCAAAAGGTCTAAAGATAAAAACAGAGAagaacaacaatgacaagaacAAACATGAACTTGCAACTTGTCTGCTAATGAAGGGGTCAAGCCAGGAAAATGCTTGTCCTATTAAGAACATAGCAACATCTCCCTCAAGCCTGGACAATGACCCTTTGAGAGAGATTTTGATTGGGCTTAGCCAGCTTAGTCTGACTCTCTCCAGCTCTACAAATGGATTTTGTGAGCCCTTCCATCCAATCTCAGGATCCACATCAAAGATATCCTGCCATCAGGGTCTTGGTACCAGGTCCCCAGTTGTGTTTTTGCAAAAGAGAGCGCAACCCGCTGTTGGCAAGAGGGTGAAACTGACATCAAACACTGAACCATCAGTAGCCCACAGTCTACCCACAGAGCAACACTTAGATGCAGACCAGGTCAGCCCCTTTGTTTTGCAAGCCTCTACTAAACCATACTTCTGTGAGCTTAATGATTGCAACTTTAGAAGTGTGACCAGCACAACCCTAATGCGCCACTACATGAACAAGCATAATTTCTCAGAAAAGAAGGCGAAAGGAATGAAGATCCTCAAATCACTGACATTTAAGCCATTTAAGTGTCACCTCTGCTTCAAATGCCATAGAGAGAAGACGGACTTGAGGGTTCATTATCTTCAGACGCATAGACTTAGCGAGGCAGTTGTGGAGCAAATGAGCTGTTGGTCTAAAAAGCGGGTTGAGGGTAAACCCCCAGAACCCACCAAGCCAACAGTCTCCATAACACAACCCCCAGAACCCACCAAGCCAACCGTCTCCATAAAACAACCCCCAGAACCCACCAAGCCAACAGTCTCCTTTACACAGCCCCCAGATGACACCGAGCAAACATCCTCCTTTACACAAAAATCTCAGACCCCTACCTGGCAACACCCCTCCTGGCAGCAGAAGTACCAAAAAAAGAAAATAATGCGAcaaaatattgtacaatttgcTAAATCTGGAGACAAGCGTAAGAAATGCAGTCATGCTCCATCTGTGCAGGATCACTTCGAAGAGGAGGAAAGTGAAGACAGAGGTATGCGAAGAGGCAAAGGCGGCATTTATATGTGCAAGCACAAGGACTGTGGGATTATTTTCTCCCACGCCTCCAGTCTTTATCGCCACCAGAAGAAGTTACATTCGCAGGTGATGGGACATCCTTCCGTGCTTTCAGAAGACCCAGCTTTACAGAAGTTTAGGTGCAGCTACGCCAACTGTAATGCTTCTTACCTCCTGAACAGTAGCTTGGTgcgacacacagagagtgagCATCCTAACCAGGCGACCAGTAGCTTGAAGCGTCACAGAAAAAGTGAGCATCCTAACCAGGCGACCAGTAGCTTGAAGCGTCACAGAAAAAGTGATCATCCTTACCAGGCGACCTTGTGCTGCAAGTATGACGGCTGTACAAAAGAGTTCACCCAAAGCAGTAGTCTGAAAAAACATGTACTCTCTAGCCACCTCAATTATTATGATTCACTCGTATTACGTCTCCAGAATACTCACAAGGACACGTCAGCCACTGGATGCCAAAAGAAGCTGATCATCACATCTACGCCACAGAAAGATGAAACCAAGCTACCCCTCAGGCAATCTCTAAGACACTGCCCAAAGTCTCCTGAAGATGTTAAGGCTGAAGAAACTAGTGAAGAGCAAGATGAAGATGACGTTGAAAATGTGTCAACTGAAAAGAAATCCAGAAGGTTTGAAGATATGGTATTCCGTTCCCATGAGGAGGCCTTGCAGATGTGCCAAGATCGTTGTCAACGTGAAGCCTTCCCGTGCATGGTGCAAGGTTGTGATTCTGTAGTCAAATTTATACGTAGTATGCGCCGTCACTATTTGAATTGCCACAAATTAACCAATCATGCTTTTGAATTGAATGAGGATAAGCTTGTGTTTAGTGCAGAGAAACTGGACGAGCTGATTCAGAGGAATACTGTATTATCTGCTTGCCCTGATATGACGAGGGCACCTAACGGAGTTCTGAAGATGGAGTATCAAGCAGAACCAGATAACCCTGGTGGTCCATCTGTCCCTATGAGTCTGCACTCCATCGAAGCAGACACACTTGATGAGCATGACCCACTGGGGTTCAAAGAGGAGCCACCTGCTGAGAGGAATGTTTTGGTGGGTGCCGATGACTTGCTTTATGGAGAACCTAGTGGGCACACTGAAGAGCTTGTTACTCAAAACAGCCAAGAGGAGAGACCAAGGCGAAAATCCTCAAACCCGCCCGCTCTTGATCTCTCTCCACCATCCTCCCTCCGATTCAGTGTTGATGAGGGCTTCATGGACAGTTCAAGCAAAGATGGTGGCAAACCAACAATTTCTGTGCCATTGCCCTCCCCTCAAGCCCGCCAGCCACTTAAACGTAAGAACGAACTCTCTGAGCTCCTTCCCATCCCAAAGGactcacagcctcacagccctCCCCTTCGCTCATTTGACCTGGCTGCTTATAAACCTATGGGATTCGAGTCATCTTTCCTGAAGTTCATACAGGAGAGCACTAAGGATGATGTGAGGCCCCGGGCTTCTCACTGCAACAGCCACAGGCCTGAACCACCTGTGGTGTCTGCTCGGCGGCGGGATTCCTACAGACGTAACTGTTCTGTAAAGGAGAACAGCCAGATGGGCCTCTCTACTACCCGTAGCAGGCGGGCTCGATCTTCCCCACTTCAACCTCTTCCCAGGACAGGGGAATACACATCAGTCCAGAACTTGCGCCTCATCTTGGACAAGGCTCTGACGGGTTGTGGTGACCTAGCCATTAAGCAGCTGCAGTACCTCAGGCCCGTGGTAGTTCTTGAGAGGCCAAGGTTTTCCACCTCCTTGCTTGACCTCTTCCCCACAAAAACTAATGATAAGCTACTTCTCGACAGTTCGTAG